Below is a window of Candidatus Poribacteria bacterium DNA.
GGTCCTGATTATCTGTATAGGCATAGACTTCAGCGACTTTCGACTCGACTGCCCAACAGAGACTGTTCAGGAGATGCGCGCCACTGTCGTAGGCTTGTCCACCGCCAGAAAGTTTCGGGTTCTGCCGCCACGTGCCTGTAGTGCCACCTTTCCAGCCCTGCGTAATATAACCAATGACCAATTCCAGCTTGCCAAATTCGCCGCTACGGATAATTTCTCGGGTATAATAGAAATTGGGTGTGCATGGGGTATTGTAGCCGATCGTAAGCGTTAGTCCGGTCTCTTCCACCTTTTCTGCGATAGTGTACGCATCTCTGGAAGAAGTAACCATCGGTTTTTCCATCAAAACGTGGCATCCTGCCTCGAGTGCCTGCATGCCCTGCTCAAAATGGAGCGTGTGCGGTGTAGAAATGACCACGGCATCGGGTGATGCCTCTTTCAGCATTGCACCGATGTCGTCGTAAGCCCCCGGACGCGGGCTCAGATCGGATAGGTTCCGATCAATATAGCCGCTGGCGATGTCGGTATTCACATCGCAGGTGCCGACGATTTGCACGTCAGGATTTTCATTCATGCGTCTGGCGTGGCCTGAGGAGTTCCCGCCACATCCAATCATGGCAAGTCGAATTTTCGCCATATTTTTCTCCTTTTTTAATCTGTCCTTGCGAATAATTAAACAATTGGGCTTTCAAAATTGAACTTCGATAAATCGTCGACACGAATCGCACCTTCGCCGAACACCCGCGTAAAGTTATGCCCGTGATGCGACTTCGTCTCCCCATGCATGTAGCAGACACTGAACGCCCGCCGCGGAATATCGGTATCGTTCGTCCCGGAACTGTGTAGCATCCAATTGTGAAGTAGGACGACTTCGCCAGCCTTCAACTCCATCGGGAGCGGTGTCGCCTTCGCGACGATGTCGTCAATGTGTTCCTGGGTCAGAAAACCGGATCCGTTTTCAGGGTTGATGAGTCTGCTATGCGACTTCGGGATGATGTGTACACAACCGTTCGCAATCGTTGCCGGATCCAGCGCGGTATAAATTGTAATCTGTGGATCACGATCGAGATCTCTCCACCTGTCCTGATGCCATGTCAGCTGTGTGCCTTCGTGTGCGGGTTTGTTCATAAACATCGCCCGAAAACAGGCAACAGGGGTATCATCTCCGTAGATTTTCGCGCACACCTCTTGAAAAACGGGTTTCTGGAGATACTCCAAAAAAATCGGATCGAGTTCAAGGTTCTGGATCTTCCGATACAACAACGTGGCACCTTTGTGTCCTTTGGATTGTGGTCCCGGCGAGTTTTTTCCGGGTGCCCGATCCAATTGCATCATGATCTGGTCATAATCCAGCGGTGCCTTACCGAGCATGATGTCATCCATCCGCGCTTGTATTCTCGCGAGTTCTGCATCTGTCGCGGCTTGTCCGATGCGCACGTAACCATTTTTCCAAAAATGTTCCCACTGTTCATCTGTTATATGGTGTTCCATGCTGTGCCTCCCAGTTGGGCATGTCGTGGTTCCTCAGCAGCCTCTTTGCTGTAGGAGCGAGCTGTGCTCGCGATCCCCATTCATCTTTTTAACCTCACGGAAATTGCAAACTACGCCAAAAGTCTGTATACAAAAGTATAACATATATTCCAAGAAGTATAAAAGAAAATTGCAAAGAATGCAACCTTTCGACACCCAAGTTACGTCATTACAATCAATGGATATTCAATTACAGACAAGTTGCTATTTACAAATTCGACAAAACTAAGGAGTAAATCATGACCACTAAAATTCGCCAACAAAACGGTATTACAATTTTGGAACCGAACGGAAAAATCATAGGACCCTCAGCATCAGAATTAAGGGAAGCCATCTCGCCACAGATAGAGACTTCCGATACACCCCGCATCCTCATCAATTTCGAGCACGTCAATAGGGTCGATAGCACAGGGCTCGGTGTGCTTATGGGAGCACGTGCCGCTGTAGCCCGAAAGAAAGGGCGTGTCGGGGTCATTAATGTCAGCAAACAAATCAATAGTCTGATTATTCTGAGCCGACTTGTGAGTCTCTTTGAACGGTTTGACAGCGAGACTGCTGCGGTTTCAGGACTATCCGTCTAAAACCTAAAATTCTGTAAATCTTAAACAGGGGCGGTTTTACCGCCCCTACTTTATTTGTATACCTAAAATCTTGTCCGTAGCGACTCGGGTGAAAATAATGCAACCTTCTGAAATATAAGTTACGTCACCTAAGTCAATGGATGTTAAATTTCAGCCAAGTTGTTCCTTGTAAACCGAACGGACCCCTCACTTTAAAGGAGAAAACCATGCGTTTCCTAATGATTAACCTAATTCTCGTTTGTTTGTTACTGTTCGGTATAGGTTACCTTGCTTTCGGCGATACTGAAAACGGAACCGTTCTTGAACCGCACGTCCACGCTGTAGACGAGACATCTTTTGAAGCGTCTCAGGAACTTCTCAAGACGGATCGGGAAACCATATATCTTGAACATCAGGGGACCGTCAAAAACCTGTTCGGTGAATCCCTTTGTCGAACATTTCACTTTTTGATAAAATAATGCAACCTTTCGGCACCCATGTTACGTCAATTCAGTCAATAGATAATACACGATTCCGGAGGTAGTTTGTAATGGAACAGAACGACGCTCAGCTTATCCAACGGATACTCCAGGGGGACCAAGAAGCATTCACCCCCTTGGTCAAGAAATATCAAAAAGGCGTTCACACACTGGTGTGGCGGAAGATCGGTGATTTTCACATCGCACAAGAGATTACGCAGGACACGTTTCTTAAAGCGTATCAGAAACTCGGGACGCTGAAAAACTATAACCAATTCCCAGGATGGCTTTATGTCATCGCGGCAAACTTAGCGAACGATTACCTCCGGAAAAATCGCTTACCGATGGAATCCTTAGACGCTGACAATACGAATGAGGTGGACAAAGTGTCATATTCCAAATATCAGGCTGACAGACAGGCAGAAGAAGCCGATGAGACCCGTCGCGAAATCGTCAAGAAACTGCTCCGAAAATTGCCGGAAAGTGAACGGACGGTGATGATGATGCATTACCTCGGCGAGATGACGATCAAATCCATTTCCGAGTTTCTCGGTGTCTCACAGAACACCGTCAAAAGCCGTCTGAGCCGCGCCCGAAACCGTTTACGAAAAGAAGAAAACGTGCTTCAGGAGAATCTCGGCAGTTTCCAACTCCCGGATCAATTGACAGAAAACATCATGCGGGAAGTTTCACGTTTGAGTCCCATTCCTGCACCTATGGGGAAGCCGATGGTCCCCTTGGCACTTTCCGTTGTCTCCGCCGTTGTACTTTTTCTGTTGATTGGGGTTGGCACGCAGTATCTCTCCCGTTTTCAGAGACCCTACAATTTAGATGCCGCCTCGGAACCGACGGTTGAGATTATCGATGCAGTTTTTGTTTACGATTCCCCGGCGAAACCTGCAGTCCGGACTCAGGCGGGAAGTTCGCTACTCCCCGGTCAAAGTCCCGGGGCAGGTCAGATACCCGATGAACCCCTTGTTGCCACACTGCCCATTGACACGCCAGAGGTCTCA
It encodes the following:
- a CDS encoding STAS domain-containing protein, translating into MTTKIRQQNGITILEPNGKIIGPSASELREAISPQIETSDTPRILINFEHVNRVDSTGLGVLMGARAAVARKKGRVGVINVSKQINSLIILSRLVSLFERFDSETAAVSGLSV
- a CDS encoding Gfo/Idh/MocA family oxidoreductase, which encodes MAKIRLAMIGCGGNSSGHARRMNENPDVQIVGTCDVNTDIASGYIDRNLSDLSPRPGAYDDIGAMLKEASPDAVVISTPHTLHFEQGMQALEAGCHVLMEKPMVTSSRDAYTIAEKVEETGLTLTIGYNTPCTPNFYYTREIIRSGEFGKLELVIGYITQGWKGGTTGTWRQNPKLSGGGQAYDSGAHLLNSLCWAVESKVAEVYAYTDNQDRDVDINSSINVKFESGVLAAMAVSGNCPSPGGTHMALVFENGRIEVDGWGGGWIRVWKGGEALDPPPITDDMSAGSPDDNFIDTILGRAEPRTSPMNGIIQSELMDLIYESAETGVPARPER
- a CDS encoding phytanoyl-CoA dioxygenase family protein, translating into MEHHITDEQWEHFWKNGYVRIGQAATDAELARIQARMDDIMLGKAPLDYDQIMMQLDRAPGKNSPGPQSKGHKGATLLYRKIQNLELDPIFLEYLQKPVFQEVCAKIYGDDTPVACFRAMFMNKPAHEGTQLTWHQDRWRDLDRDPQITIYTALDPATIANGCVHIIPKSHSRLINPENGSGFLTQEHIDDIVAKATPLPMELKAGEVVLLHNWMLHSSGTNDTDIPRRAFSVCYMHGETKSHHGHNFTRVFGEGAIRVDDLSKFNFESPIV